Proteins co-encoded in one Seriola aureovittata isolate HTS-2021-v1 ecotype China chromosome 1, ASM2101889v1, whole genome shotgun sequence genomic window:
- the LOC130166718 gene encoding transmembrane protein 138-like, with translation MLFNTFVFQVGLVAILLERFRALLMLSALYLTFSIILHSWLMNLRWLNTNRFIWTDGLQVLFVFQRTASVLYYYFYKRTSEYLGDPRLYEDSPWLREVFAQVRQ, from the exons ATGCTGTTTAACACCTTCGTGTTCCAGGTCGGCCTGGTCGCCATATTGCTGGAGCGATTTAGAGCTCTGCtaatgctctctgctctctacCTGACCTTCAGTATCATTCTCCACTCCTGGCTTATG AATCTGCGTTGGCTGAACACCAACAGATTTATTTGGACAGACGGCCTTCAGGTGCTGTTTGTGTTCCAGAGAACCG CGTCTGTGTTGTACTACTACTTCTACAAGAGGACCTCAGAGTATCTGGGTGACCCTCGCCTCTACGAGGATTCACCGTGGCTGCGAGAAGTCTTCGCTCAAGTCCGACAGTGA